In the Armatimonadota bacterium genome, GCGCCCGCTCGGTCCCCAGGGCGGCCGCCACCGCGGCCAGACGGGGGACGGTGCCCGGCAGGTGCCGCCGCCGGACGAGCTCGGCCAGAATCAGCAGCCGCGGATGGCGCAGGCGCATCGCCCACCGGCCCTCAGGCGTCAGGCGCGCGTCCGCGTCGAGGTAGCCGAAGACCTGGAGGACGGCCGCGCGCAGCAGGAAGACGGCGCTCACCCCGTCCCGCGCGCGCGCCACCGCGGCGGCGATGCGCCCCTCCGGCAGCCGGCGTGGCAGGCGTGGGGGTCGGCCGAGGAGGTCTTGAAACGCGGCGAGCGACCGCTGCAGTTCTCCCAGCGCGGTCTCGAGGTCGCGGCGGGCAAGCAGGTTGAGCACCTGGGTGTAGGACGGTGTGAACGCCGAGATCACGGGTTCGGGGTCGGCGTCGGCGAGGCTCAGCCCGAGTTCGGCGTCCTCGCGGGTGAACGCCGGGATGACCACCACGCCAATGCGGTCGCGTCCCCGCCGGCCGGCGCGGCCCGACATCTGCTGGAACTCCGTGACCGAGAGCGGTACGGGCCCCTGCGGGCTGTTGCGCACCAGCGTGGTGAGCACGACCGTGCGCGCGGGGACGTCGAGCCCGCTGGCCAGGGTGGTCGTGGCTGCCACGGCCCGCACGAGTCCCCGCGCCAGCAGGTCTTCGACCGCCAGGCGCCACCCCATCAGGTGCCCGGCGTGATGGGGGGCGACGCCGCTCTGGATCAGCGTGTGCCGGAAGCGGTGGCCCAGCAGCGTCGGGTACTCGCTCTCCCAGCGGGCCAGCGCCCGCGCGCGCTCCTCGGCCCCGGGCACCCGCAGTACCGCCAGCTCCCGTGCGGCCTCGTCGCACTGGCGGCGCGAGGGGAAGAACAGGATCGCCGGCAGCAGCTGCGCCGCGTCCAGCTGGCGGAACAGGTCGCGCAGCCAGCCCGGGCGCCGCTGCCCCGGACGGATGCGCCCCGCCAACGCCGGCGGCAGCAGGCGCCCGGCGGCGTCGGCGAGCAGCAGCCGTAGCGGGACCGGTCGCTCGTCCTCGCGCACGATGCGCGGCGGGCGGCCCCGGACGCCGGCCAGCCAGGCCGCCAGCTCCTCGGCGTTGGGGATCGAGGCCGACAGCAGCAGCAGCCGCGTCGTCGGCGCCGCGAGCAGCAGGATCTCTTCCCAGGCGGTCCCGCGCTCTTCGTCTCCCAGGTAGTGGGCCTCGTCGAGCACGATCAGCCCGATACCGGCGCCGCCGCCGTAGAGGATGTTGCGCAGGATCTCGGTGGTGCCGACGATGAGCGGCGCCCGCGGGTTGATCCGTCGTTCGCCGGTGAGCAGGCCCACGGCGGCTTCGCCGAAGCGGCGCTGGAACTGCCGGAACTTCTGGTTGGACAGCGCCTTGAGCGGCGTCGTGTACCAGGCGGTCGCACCGCGGGCCAGCAGCGCGGCGATCGCCTCCTCGGCGATCCAGGTCTTCCCGCTGCCGGTGGGGGCCACCACGAGCACGTCGTCATGGGCGACCGCCGCAAGGGCTTCGCGCTGAAAGCGCGCTGGTACCAGGGGCCCGGGCGGTACCTCGCCGACCTCGGCGAGGATCGGCCGCAGCCCCGGATGCAGGGTGCTTGGCGCCGTGGTGGCAGACGCGGGCGGGCGTCCCATCGACGTCCGCTTCCACGGGCCGCGGGACGTTTCCTACAGCGCAGCGTTTCCCTGTAGCACAGCGCTTCCCGCAGCGCGGCGTTTCCGACAGCGGGATGTCTCCTCCAGCGGTGTATTGGTGAGCGCCGCCGGCTGCTGCGAGGGCCAACACCTGCGGGGACCGTAGACCGACGTGGCCTGTGTACGTACTGTTTAAACACCCGGGCGATCTCAATACGAACATGTGTCCGATACCGGCATAGTGGACGACTGCGCCTCCGATCCATACGCGCGGGCGGCCGGGAGCCTGGGGTGCCCACAGCGCCAGCGACGGCACTTGGACACGCGCGCGGAGGTGATCGCGCCCAGATGAACCGGTCTGCCCGGTGGACAACACGTCGCCGGCTGGGGCGCACGTGTCGTCCCTGCCCTCTGTGGGTGCAGAGGAATTCCTGCGGGTGCCCGGACCGTGCGTGCTTTGGCTTGGCGGCTTCTCCCCGAGGTGGACTACCTGGAAGGCGGTGCGGCCCTGGCGAAGAAGACTCCCAGGCGATGCGCACGCGCGCCACCCGGGTGCTCGACGAGCTGGGCATCACCTACGAGCTGCGCGAGTTCGAGGCCGAGGCCTACACCGCCGCCGAGGCCGCGGCACGCCTGGGGCTGGCGCCGGGCCAGGTGTTCAAGACCCTGGTGGCCCGCACGGACGATGGGCGGGTCGCGGTGGCCTGTGTGCCCGGAGATGCTGCGCTCGACCTGCGGGCGCTCGCCGGGCTCCTGGGCGCCAAGCGGGCCGCGTTGGTCGACGCTACCGAACTTATGCGGCTGGTCGGCTATGTCAAAGGAGCGGTCTCGCCGCTGGCGCAACGGCGCCGCCATCCCGTGTTCATCGATGCCTCAGCCCTGCGCCACCCGCGGATCAGCATCAGCGCCGGAGTGCGGGGGCTACAGCTGTGGATCGACCCGCGCGACCTCGCCCGGGCCACCGGCGCGCAGGTAGTGGTGCTGACCGGCAAGGTGACACGCCCTTGATCTATGTGGAATCGTCCGCCCCGTCCGTGACCGCCGACCCTTCCCACAGTGAGGGTAGGCCCGCCAGCCGCCGCCAGCCTTCGCCCTCGCGCACGCGCTCGACCCGCAGCGCCTCGAAGTACTCGTCCAGCACGGCCGCGCGCTCCATGGCCAGGGGCGGCGAGCAGTAGTCCTCTTCCTCCCACACCGCCTCGCCCGTCTGCGGATCGCGGCGGGCGCCCTCCAGGGCGCGGGTCAGCGAGCCCCCAAACGGCCGCATGGGGGCAAACTCCTGGCGGTCCAACCGTTCGCGCAGTTCTGTCAGCCGGTCTGGCTTCGGACGGGCGCGCACCAGGTAGTAGGCCATGGGAGTCTCCTCCGGTCCGGCGATCGGATGCGTTCGCCTGACTTCAACCGCGCACGTGTGCGGGGCATTCCCGACCGTGATTCCTGCGCCCCGTGCTCAGCACCGCGTGGCGCGCGTAGCGCGCCCGTCACGGTCGTGCTTACGGGTGACTGGCGACCCTGCGTCGCTCACTCCAGCACCGCGTGGCGCGCGTAGCCTGCCCGGCACAACCGTGATTGCAATGACTGAACGACCTGCGCCCCTCACTCCAGCACTGCATGGAGCACGTGGCCTTCAGCATCGCGGGGCGTGGGGATGCCCAGCAGGTGCGCCAGCGTGGGGGCGAGGTCGATCAGGTTGATCGGCTGCTGCGGCCAGACGTGCCTGACCCCGGGGCCCGCCAGGATCGCGGCCGCATGCATCTCCCGCACCGTGGGGAGCGTCAGGTGGGCACCCGTGAAGTTGTGCAGCAGGCGCGAGGCCTCGAACTTCTCGGTGTTGACGATGATGCGCTCGGTGCCGTCACGGTACTTGACGGCGGCGCGGTAGACGTAGGGGTTGGCCATGTACCCGGGCTTCCAGGCGTAGAGCACGTCGCCGATGCGATCGTAGCCACGCCCCTCGTGCACGCCCAGCAGACGGGCGTCCTCCTTGCGCACGGCTGCGGCCACGATCGGTTCGCCGGTGACCGGATCGCGCAGGCGCATCAGGGCGTCGATGATCTCGTCCTGCACCCTGCCGTAGTCCTTGGGGTCCACGCAGCCCTGGGGATCACGTCCCTTGAGGTTGATGAAGATGTGGGCGTGGCCCGGTTCCAACGGGTAGCACTTGGTGCGCGTCCAGTCGACGAGCATCTCACCGCTTGTTGGGTCCAGCGTGAACGCCATGAGCCCGGCTTCGGCCAGGCAGTACTTGAGGAACGGAAAGACGTCGAGGTGGGTGAAGCCGTGGTCGGAGACCGCGAGCACCAGCGTGCGCTCGAGGTCCACGGCCTGCAGGATCCGCGCCACGCCCGCGTCGACCTCGCGGTAGACGTCGCGGATCACCCCCAACCAGCGGTCGGCGCTGGCAGGGTCGTAGGTGCGTGCCCGGGGCTCGATCCCACCGTACAGGACGTGCTCGACGTGGTCGATGGTCCCCACCCACGAGAAGGCGAGGTCCCAGTCGCAGGTGGTCAGCACGTGGGCCGTGGCCCTGGTCCACCAGGTCGTGTGGGCGGTGAGCTGTGCCGTGAACGCCTCCAGGGGAATCCAGCCGTCCATGAACGCCCACGGGTCGTCCACCTCCATGTAGGGACCCGCTACGGCCTCCAGGGCCGGCGTGAGCTCGGCCGGGATCGTGTAGGGCTCGGCGGTGTTGATGGCGGTGACGTAGAGCCGCAGGTCGTGGGCGTCGGGGCTGAGCGCGACGAGCTGGAAGCGGAACCGCCCGCGCCGGCGACCGCTGGCGGTCTCGAACGTCTCGGTGATCCAGTCGCTGAGCTCGCCGACCCGCAGCCGCGTCACGGCGGCCTGCCCGTCGCGCTGCGGGGCCACGAGGAGCTGGTCGTAGCCGGCGTCTGTAGTGGCCAGGATGGCCACGTGGTAGCGCACCCCGCGGGCATAGGTGGGCGGGACGTCGACGGTGATCTCCAGCGGCGGGCGCGTGCTGGGCGGCAGTCCCGTCCAGGCCCGTGCGGGCTCGGGGGTGACCACCACCATGCGCCCGGGCACCTGGTTGCACGGGAACCGCTGCGTGGCGAAGAACGAGCTGCTGGCGATGTCGAACAGCGGCATGTAGAAGAAGCGAAACGGCGGGTTGAGGGCGGCCGCCACCTGGACACCGCGCTCGAGCCCCATGGGCCAGGTGACCGGCCAGTTCACCAGCGCCGGCACCTTGCCGGCGCGCAGCCCCGCCTCCCACAGCGTCTCCGCCAGCTGGATCCGCCGGTCGAACGAGGTGTGCCACGCGTCCAGCGGTTCTCCGGGCAGGTGCACCATCAGGCTGGGCACGCCGGTGCTCCCGGGGCCTGCCCCCGTGACGATGGCCGACCACGCCGCTGCGGTCAGGGGCGGAAAGGTGGTCAGGGCGCGGGCGAAGACGCCCCGCCGCATCAGGCCCGCCAGCGCGGGGAGCGCGCCCTCGTCGGCGAAGCGCCGCAACAGGTCGGGGAGCGCCGCGTCCAGGCCCAGGATCAACAGCTTGTCGGGTCGTGCTGCCATGGTCGCCTCCTCGGAGGGCCCCGTCCTACCGCAGCGCCCCCAGGGTGAGCCCGCGCACGATGTGGCGCTGCATCACGAAGGCCACGACGATCACCGGGCCCATGATCATCACCGCCGTGGCGGCGAACGGGCCCCACAGGGTCTCCTCGGTGGTCAGGAAGCCGAAGATCGCCACCGGCGCCATGCGCACACGGGCGCCGGTCAGCACCGAAGCGTACACGAACTCGTTCCAGGCGTTGATGAAGGAGAGGATGGCCGTGACGGCGATCCCGCCGTAGGCCTGGGGCAGCACCACCCGCAGAAACGCCGTCAGCCGTGAGCAGCCGTCCACCAGGGCGGCTTCCTCCAGCTCGCGGGGCACGTCGAGGAAGTACGTGGTGACGAGCCAGACGGCGAACGGCAGCGTGACGGTGAGGTAGATCAGCAGGATCCCGACGTGGGTGTCCAGCAGCCGCAGCCGCGACAGCGCCAGGAAGAAGGGGATGAGGAAGCCGACGGGCGGCGCCATCTGCGTGAACAGCGTGTAGAAGAACAGCGGCTCGCGGTAGGGGAACCGCACCCGCGCGTAGGCGTATCCGGCCGGCACGCTGACCAGCAGGGTGAGCGCCATGGTGAGCGTCCCGACCAGGGCGCTGTTGACGATGCTGCGCGAGACGTCGACGGTGCCCAGGGCGGTGCGGTAGTGCTCGAGGGTGGGCGCAAACCACAGGCGCGGCGGAATCGTGAAGATGTCGGTGCGCGCCTTCAGCGACGTGGCCAGCACCCAGAGCACCGGCACGGCCCAGATGCCGATGGCTGCCAGCAGGGCCGCGTAGCGGGGCAGGTGGCGGGCGAGACGTCGAAGCCCGAGGGACCTTGCGCTCTGCGCGCGAGGGAGGCGAAGCGGGCTCATGCAGGGCCCCTTGACGCCACGACGCGTCCCGGTGGCGGTGCGTGGCGGGCGCGGGGCGGCCTCGTGCGGGGCCCTCTACCCCCTACGACGCGTCGCCGTGGCGGTACGTGGGATGCGCGCATGCGGGGCGACCTCATGCGGGGCTCTCCACCGCAGCGCGCAGGCGGCCGAAGAGCACGGTCATCGCCGCGGTCACCAGGAGGAGGGTGACCGTGAGCGTCGCCCCGTACCCGAGGTTGAGCGCGTTGAACGCCACCCGGTAGGCGTAGAGGTTCAGGATCTCGGTGGCGGTACCCGGCCCGCCGCCCGTGGCGGCGTAGATGGCGTCGAAGGCGCGCAGCGCCACGATGGTCCGGATGATGACCACGGTGACGATCGCCGGGCGCATCAGCGGCAACGTGATGTAGCGGAATCGCTGCCAGGCGGTGGCGCGGTCCAGCAGGGCGGCCTCGAAGGGTTCCACGGGCAGCGCGGCCAGGCTGGCCGTGAACACCAGGAAGGCGAACGGGGTCCACTGCCAGGTGTGCAGCACGATCACCGCGCCCAGCGCCAGCGTGGGGTCGCCCAGCCAGCTGTGGGAGCCGATGCCGAGCACCGTGGCCAGGTAGTCGAGCAGCCCGTAGCGCGGCGTCAGCAGCAGGGTGCGCCAGACGAGCCCCACCACCACCGGGGCCAGGACCATGGGCAGCAGCACGGCGGTGCGCAGGACGTTGCGCCCGCGCATCTCCCCCGCCAGGGCCAGGGCGAAAGCGAGCCCCAGCACCACCTGCAGGGCCACGCTGGTGACGGTGTAAACGGCAGTCACCCGCAGGCTGTGCCAGAACCGGGGGTCGGTGAGCATGGCCGTATAGTTGGTCAGGCCGGCGAAGCCCGTGGCCCACGGTCGGGTCAGCTCGATCCGGAAGAAGGTCACCGCGACCAGGAAGACCAGCGGCAGGGTGGAGACGACGGCCAGGACCAGCAGACTCGGCCCGGTCAGGAGCAGCCCGAACCGCGCCTCGTCGTCGAACGTTCGGCGGCGGCGCGGAACGGCCCGGGCCGCCCCGACCGCCGGCGGGATCAGGGCGCCCGGGAGGCCGTTCCGCGCGTCGGCCGCCTGCTGCGTTCTGCGCGTCACCGTCGCAGGATGCGCGAGAGCTCGGCGTTGGCGTCGTCGAGGGCCTGCTTCGGCGTCTTGCGGCCCACCAGGGCCTCCTGGATGGCGATGGCCATCGCCTCGCCGATCTCCGGCCACTCGGGGATGCGGGGCCGCCAGTCGGCGTCGGTGTCCTCGCGCAACGAGGTCAGCACCACGTCGGCGTAGTCACGGGTGAACGCGATGACCTTGCGGTACTCGGGGTCCTGCCAGATGGACATGCGGTTGACGCCGGTGCGCACCACCGCGTCGGGCGCCTCCTTGAAGGTGGCCGACGACAGCTGGGTGGGGCGGCTGGCGAGCCACTGGATGTAGAGCCAGGTGGCCTGCTTCTTGCGGGAGGGCAGCGCGGCGTTGATGGGCATCGCCCAGTTCCAGATGCTGGTGACGCGCTTGTTGGCCGGGCCCTTGGGCCAGCGCTGGTAGCCGATCTGCCCGGCCACCTTCGACTTGGCCGGGTTCTCGATGACCGACGCGGTGCTGTTGGCGTCGATGTACTGCACCACGGTGCCCGCGGCGAACGCCTCCATGATCTCCGGCCAGTTCCAGTTCTCCACGCCCCTGGGCGCAAACTCCCGCAGGACGCTCACGTAGTACTCGAGGGACCTGACGCCGGCCTCGCTGTTGACCGTCGGGCGGCCGGCGTGGTCGAACCACTGCCCGCCGTAGGCACGGAACAGCGAGGGCCAGATGTACATGTTCTGCCCCGCGCCGCGAAATCCGCGCAGGGCGAGCCCGAAGAGGTTCTGGGCCGGCGCGTGGCTGCGCCGGGCGGTCTCCCGCAGCTCGTCCAGGGTCTCCGGTGGGCGCAGCCCCAGGCGGTCGTAGACGTCCTTGCGGTAGATGTGGATGGTGACCTCGCCCTCCACCGGCATTCCCCACAGCCGGCCGCGGACGGTGTTGGCCCGGCGCCACAGCGGTACGATGTCCTCGAGGGCGAACCAGGCCCGGTCGGTGAGCTTCGCGTCGTCCAGGAACAGATCGAGCGGCTCGACCCAGTTGTTGGCCGCGTAGAGCGGCAGGAACATGGGATCGGCCGTGTGGCTGGCGTAGTTGGCGGTGCGGGCGCCCAGGTCGAGCACCGCCTTCTCGCGCATCTCGCGCGGCGGGATCACCTCGAAGGTGACCTCGATGCCCGTGAGCCGGGTGAACTCGGGCGTCACGGCCCGGAACTTGGTGAAGTAGTGGGCGGGCGTCACCAGGATGTGGATGCGCTCGCCCGCCAGTTGCCGCCAGTTGATGCGCGCTGCCGCGTAGGGGTCGGTGCGGGCGGCCGCAGCCCAGACGGCCTCTCCGGCTCGCCCAAAGTACCCGGCGGCCAGGCCCCCGGCGGTCATGCGGAGCAGTTCGCGTCGCGACATCCTACGCATGGTCTCGCCTCCCATCTGGAGTCTGTCTCACCTGCCACGCGCGGTACAGCACGCCCGCACGCTTTTCGCCTACCGCAACCCTGCGCGCACGCCGACCGGCGCCGCCTGCCCGTACAGCGGCAGCACGGGCTCCAGCCGCCACACCAGCGCGGGGACCACGGCCAGCTGCACGACGATCCCCGGCAGTCCGGTGACGATCGCCGTGGCCAGATAGGTCCTCGCGGGCACCGGGAGGCCCATGACCGGCCCGACCACGGCTGCCACCAGTCCCAGCACCGCCCGGCCAGCCGTCAGGGCCACGACCAACGCCACGTACTCTGCGACCAGCGCCGACCAGGAACGCCCGCCTGATGCAGGCGACGTGCGCGCCGGCGAATCGGGTATCGCGTAGCCCGCGGGCCCCCGGGCCGGCACGAGGCGGCGACGTACTGCGCCCATGACCAGCCCGTAGGTGGCCAGCTCCGCCGTCATGAGCGGGGCGACCGGCGGGACCAGGGGCGGCATGCCCGTCAGCAGATGCGAGAGGCCCGGTGCGAGCAGGCCCACCAGACACCCCACCCGCGGGCCGACCAGCGCCCCCAGCAGCAGGACCGGCAGGTGCATGGGCAGCAAGCTGGGGCCCAGCCCCACGGCGTGGAACGCCACGGGCAGCACGACCGCCAGGGCCACGCCCACGCCGACCATCGTGACGGTTGCAGCGGCACCCAGCTCTGGCCACGGGGCGCGCGCCCGGTGGCGTGCGCGTCCCCTGGTGGCCACGCGCGCTGCGGTCTCCCGCACGGCCGCCACGGCCTCGTCCAGGTCGCCGCCGCGGTCCAGCACCTGGGCGACGGCGGTTTCGAACGGACACGGCCCCGTTCCCGCGCGGTTCGTGATCATGGGAACCCGACGGTCGGCTGTAAACGTCAGGCCGAGGGCCCGGGCATGTCGCTCTGCGGCGTCGCTGGCCACCCCGGCGTGGACGGCCTCCAGGCCGCCCCACGCCGCCACCACCACGGCGGCCGCGCCGACGATCCGATCGGCCAGGGCTGCCCCGCGGCAGCCCGCGTCGCGCAGGTGCGCTGCAGCGTCGAGCAGGGCGCCAAGGCCGGGATCGGCCGACTCCGCCAGCACCCG is a window encoding:
- a CDS encoding DEAD/DEAH box helicase yields the protein MGRPPASATTAPSTLHPGLRPILAEVGEVPPGPLVPARFQREALAAVAHDDVLVVAPTGSGKTWIAEEAIAALLARGATAWYTTPLKALSNQKFRQFQRRFGEAAVGLLTGERRINPRAPLIVGTTEILRNILYGGGAGIGLIVLDEAHYLGDEERGTAWEEILLLAAPTTRLLLLSASIPNAEELAAWLAGVRGRPPRIVREDERPVPLRLLLADAAGRLLPPALAGRIRPGQRRPGWLRDLFRQLDAAQLLPAILFFPSRRQCDEAARELAVLRVPGAEERARALARWESEYPTLLGHRFRHTLIQSGVAPHHAGHLMGWRLAVEDLLARGLVRAVAATTTLASGLDVPARTVVLTTLVRNSPQGPVPLSVTEFQQMSGRAGRRGRDRIGVVVIPAFTREDAELGLSLADADPEPVISAFTPSYTQVLNLLARRDLETALGELQRSLAAFQDLLGRPPRLPRRLPEGRIAAAVARARDGVSAVFLLRAAVLQVFGYLDADARLTPEGRWAMRLRHPRLLILAELVRRRHLPGTVPRLAAVAAALGTERAPRAGGAHARLGGLAQIVHEVARVEREVHLPADPVVDEFRVDWDRQRRRPLPSPAERRAAAVEAWAQGAEWLKLVADVDVEEGDLQRIVLQAAEVLMQLEGLPFPAVRALARAARAALLRAPVV
- a CDS encoding aminoacyl-tRNA deacylase, with amino-acid sequence MRTRATRVLDELGITYELREFEAEAYTAAEAAARLGLAPGQVFKTLVARTDDGRVAVACVPGDAALDLRALAGLLGAKRAALVDATELMRLVGYVKGAVSPLAQRRRHPVFIDASALRHPRISISAGVRGLQLWIDPRDLARATGAQVVVLTGKVTRP
- a CDS encoding alkaline phosphatase family protein gives rise to the protein MAARPDKLLILGLDAALPDLLRRFADEGALPALAGLMRRGVFARALTTFPPLTAAAWSAIVTGAGPGSTGVPSLMVHLPGEPLDAWHTSFDRRIQLAETLWEAGLRAGKVPALVNWPVTWPMGLERGVQVAAALNPPFRFFYMPLFDIASSSFFATQRFPCNQVPGRMVVVTPEPARAWTGLPPSTRPPLEITVDVPPTYARGVRYHVAILATTDAGYDQLLVAPQRDGQAAVTRLRVGELSDWITETFETASGRRRGRFRFQLVALSPDAHDLRLYVTAINTAEPYTIPAELTPALEAVAGPYMEVDDPWAFMDGWIPLEAFTAQLTAHTTWWTRATAHVLTTCDWDLAFSWVGTIDHVEHVLYGGIEPRARTYDPASADRWLGVIRDVYREVDAGVARILQAVDLERTLVLAVSDHGFTHLDVFPFLKYCLAEAGLMAFTLDPTSGEMLVDWTRTKCYPLEPGHAHIFINLKGRDPQGCVDPKDYGRVQDEIIDALMRLRDPVTGEPIVAAAVRKEDARLLGVHEGRGYDRIGDVLYAWKPGYMANPYVYRAAVKYRDGTERIIVNTEKFEASRLLHNFTGAHLTLPTVREMHAAAILAGPGVRHVWPQQPINLIDLAPTLAHLLGIPTPRDAEGHVLHAVLE
- a CDS encoding carbohydrate ABC transporter permease, with amino-acid sequence MSPLRLPRAQSARSLGLRRLARHLPRYAALLAAIGIWAVPVLWVLATSLKARTDIFTIPPRLWFAPTLEHYRTALGTVDVSRSIVNSALVGTLTMALTLLVSVPAGYAYARVRFPYREPLFFYTLFTQMAPPVGFLIPFFLALSRLRLLDTHVGILLIYLTVTLPFAVWLVTTYFLDVPRELEEAALVDGCSRLTAFLRVVLPQAYGGIAVTAILSFINAWNEFVYASVLTGARVRMAPVAIFGFLTTEETLWGPFAATAVMIMGPVIVVAFVMQRHIVRGLTLGALR
- a CDS encoding sugar ABC transporter permease, which encodes MTRRTQQAADARNGLPGALIPPAVGAARAVPRRRRTFDDEARFGLLLTGPSLLVLAVVSTLPLVFLVAVTFFRIELTRPWATGFAGLTNYTAMLTDPRFWHSLRVTAVYTVTSVALQVVLGLAFALALAGEMRGRNVLRTAVLLPMVLAPVVVGLVWRTLLLTPRYGLLDYLATVLGIGSHSWLGDPTLALGAVIVLHTWQWTPFAFLVFTASLAALPVEPFEAALLDRATAWQRFRYITLPLMRPAIVTVVIIRTIVALRAFDAIYAATGGGPGTATEILNLYAYRVAFNALNLGYGATLTVTLLLVTAAMTVLFGRLRAAVESPA
- a CDS encoding sugar ABC transporter substrate-binding protein yields the protein MRRMSRRELLRMTAGGLAAGYFGRAGEAVWAAAARTDPYAAARINWRQLAGERIHILVTPAHYFTKFRAVTPEFTRLTGIEVTFEVIPPREMREKAVLDLGARTANYASHTADPMFLPLYAANNWVEPLDLFLDDAKLTDRAWFALEDIVPLWRRANTVRGRLWGMPVEGEVTIHIYRKDVYDRLGLRPPETLDELRETARRSHAPAQNLFGLALRGFRGAGQNMYIWPSLFRAYGGQWFDHAGRPTVNSEAGVRSLEYYVSVLREFAPRGVENWNWPEIMEAFAAGTVVQYIDANSTASVIENPAKSKVAGQIGYQRWPKGPANKRVTSIWNWAMPINAALPSRKKQATWLYIQWLASRPTQLSSATFKEAPDAVVRTGVNRMSIWQDPEYRKVIAFTRDYADVVLTSLREDTDADWRPRIPEWPEIGEAMAIAIQEALVGRKTPKQALDDANAELSRILRR
- a CDS encoding ECF transporter S component; this encodes MPRPPDTLAEDLALAAARLRTSHLGFVIVHEGRVLAESADPGLGALLDAAAHLRDAGCRGAALADRIVGAAAVVVAAWGGLEAVHAGVASDAAERHARALGLTFTADRRVPMITNRAGTGPCPFETAVAQVLDRGGDLDEAVAAVRETAARVATRGRARHRARAPWPELGAAATVTMVGVGVALAVVLPVAFHAVGLGPSLLPMHLPVLLLGALVGPRVGCLVGLLAPGLSHLLTGMPPLVPPVAPLMTAELATYGLVMGAVRRRLVPARGPAGYAIPDSPARTSPASGGRSWSALVAEYVALVVALTAGRAVLGLVAAVVGPVMGLPVPARTYLATAIVTGLPGIVVQLAVVPALVWRLEPVLPLYGQAAPVGVRAGLR